Proteins found in one Rhodohalobacter barkolensis genomic segment:
- the rpsD gene encoding 30S ribosomal protein S4: MARYRGPKQKVARRFREPIFGPSSALERKPYGPGQHGRSRYSRKSEYAIQLDEKQKAKYTYGLLEKQFRNLYEKANRQEGVTGEVLLQLLESRLDNVVFRMGFARTRRQARQLVSHKHIVVNGQVVNIPSYHVKSGDVITVRPKSRDLELINETLQSYSTSKYKWLETDKKTKTGKFLNEPVMEEIPENINVQLIIELYSK; this comes from the coding sequence ATGGCACGATACAGAGGTCCAAAACAAAAAGTAGCGCGTAGATTTAGAGAACCAATCTTCGGTCCAAGCAGCGCATTAGAAAGAAAACCGTATGGCCCGGGCCAACACGGAAGAAGCCGTTATAGCAGAAAATCTGAATATGCTATTCAGCTTGATGAAAAACAAAAGGCAAAATACACTTACGGTTTACTTGAAAAGCAATTCCGTAATTTATACGAAAAGGCTAACCGTCAGGAAGGTGTTACCGGTGAAGTTCTCTTGCAGTTGTTAGAGTCCAGATTGGATAATGTTGTATTCAGAATGGGATTTGCCAGAACCAGAAGACAAGCCAGACAGTTAGTTTCTCACAAGCACATTGTTGTGAATGGCCAGGTTGTAAACATTCCTTCTTATCACGTAAAATCGGGAGATGTGATTACTGTTCGACCGAAATCACGCGATTTAGAATTAATAAATGAAACCTTGCAAAGCTATTCTACAAGCAAGTATAAGTGGCTAGAAACGGATAAGAAAACAAAGACCGGTAAGTTTTTAAATGAACCGGTAATGGAAGAAATACCTGAAAATATCAACGTTCAGTTGATTATTGAGCTTTATTCTAAATAA
- the map gene encoding type I methionyl aminopeptidase produces MIYLKSESEIEKLREAAQLVSRTLAEVAKKISPGVQTGTLDRVAEDFIKENNARPAFKGYGSKQNPFPASLCISINEEVVHGIPGKRELKEGDIVSIDCGVEKDGYFGDHAYTFVVGECDDKTKNLLKTTLESLYKGIEKAIHGNKIGDIGAAIQKHNEAEGFGVVKDLVGHGIGKNMHEDPSVPNYGKPGRGERLRSGMTLAIEPMITEGTWKVKTLSDGWTIVTADNSRAAHFEHDIVVREGKAEILSTFNYIAEITKNEILETHYG; encoded by the coding sequence ATGATCTACCTGAAAAGTGAATCGGAAATTGAAAAACTGAGGGAAGCTGCACAGTTAGTGTCCAGAACATTAGCTGAAGTTGCTAAGAAAATTTCCCCGGGTGTTCAAACCGGTACACTTGATAGAGTAGCTGAAGATTTTATTAAAGAAAATAATGCAAGGCCTGCGTTTAAGGGTTATGGATCAAAACAGAATCCTTTTCCGGCTAGTTTGTGTATTTCAATTAATGAAGAAGTAGTACATGGTATTCCCGGTAAGCGAGAGCTTAAAGAAGGAGATATCGTTTCTATAGATTGCGGTGTTGAGAAGGACGGGTATTTTGGTGATCATGCTTATACATTTGTAGTGGGTGAGTGTGATGACAAGACCAAAAATCTGTTAAAAACAACACTCGAATCTCTTTATAAAGGGATTGAAAAAGCAATACATGGAAATAAAATTGGCGATATTGGCGCTGCTATTCAAAAGCACAATGAAGCCGAAGGTTTTGGTGTAGTTAAAGATCTTGTAGGTCATGGGATCGGAAAAAATATGCACGAAGATCCATCTGTTCCGAACTATGGCAAACCGGGTCGTGGTGAAAGATTGCGATCAGGTATGACATTGGCAATTGAACCGATGATTACAGAAGGAACCTGGAAAGTAAAAACATTGTCTGATGGATGGACAATCGTTACTGCTGATAACTCCAGGGCAGCTCATTTTGAGCATGATATTGTAGTAAGAGAAGGAAAAGCTGAAATTCTCAGTACTTTTAATTATATTGCTGAGATCACAAAAAATGAAATTTTAGAAACGCATTATGGCTAA
- the rpmJ gene encoding 50S ribosomal protein L36: MKTKSSVKKRSSDDKIVRRKGRVYVINKRNPRHKQRQG, translated from the coding sequence ATGAAGACTAAATCCTCAGTTAAGAAAAGAAGTTCTGACGACAAAATAGTTCGGCGTAAAGGTCGTGTCTATGTAATTAATAAAAGGAACCCGCGTCATAAGCAGCGGCAAGGTTAA
- the infA gene encoding translation initiation factor IF-1 yields MAKQEPIKQDGKILEALPNAQFRVELDNGHEILAHVSGKMRMYYIKILPGDRVQVEMSPYDLTKGRITYRYK; encoded by the coding sequence ATGGCTAAACAAGAGCCTATAAAGCAAGACGGAAAAATTTTAGAAGCATTACCTAACGCACAATTTCGTGTGGAACTAGATAACGGGCATGAAATATTGGCTCACGTATCAGGTAAAATGAGAATGTACTACATAAAAATCTTACCGGGCGACAGAGTACAGGTTGAAATGTCTCCGTATGATTTAACGAAAGGAAGAATAACATATCGTTACAAGTAA
- a CDS encoding DNA-directed RNA polymerase subunit alpha translates to MNSYSLQMPEVLEVEKETETFGTFILQPLERGFGVTIGNSFRRVLLSSLPGLAITAVKINGVDHEYSSIDGVKEDVYEIILNLKQIRFKQVEQSGGVVTMSIKGPGNFTGKDIDDATADFDVLNPDMVIATLSEDVDLDIELRVGRGRGYVPAEEMASEFEDDVNLMPIDAIFTPIKSVQFDVDNVRVGQRTDYEKLVLNVTTDGSLNAKEALTISGKILKEHIEKFITEKIEEPFTQEEEEVDAEKQRVASLLKTSIEDLNLSVRAYNCLKSANINSIAELVSREEQDLLKFRNFGKKSLSELVEVIEEKNLEFGMDVSKYLDK, encoded by the coding sequence ATGAACAGCTATAGTTTACAAATGCCTGAAGTACTTGAGGTAGAAAAAGAAACAGAAACTTTTGGTACATTTATTCTTCAACCACTTGAAAGAGGATTTGGTGTTACCATTGGTAATTCATTCAGAAGAGTGCTCTTATCCTCACTGCCGGGTTTAGCGATTACCGCTGTAAAGATTAACGGTGTTGATCATGAATATTCAAGTATAGACGGAGTGAAAGAAGATGTCTATGAGATTATTCTGAACCTGAAGCAGATTAGATTCAAGCAGGTTGAGCAAAGTGGCGGAGTTGTAACTATGTCCATTAAAGGGCCCGGTAATTTTACAGGAAAAGACATCGATGATGCTACTGCAGATTTCGATGTATTGAATCCTGATATGGTTATTGCAACCCTCTCTGAAGACGTTGATCTTGATATCGAACTTCGAGTAGGCCGTGGCCGTGGATATGTACCTGCAGAGGAAATGGCATCTGAATTTGAAGACGATGTAAACTTGATGCCAATTGATGCAATTTTCACACCTATCAAATCAGTTCAGTTTGATGTTGATAATGTTCGTGTAGGGCAGAGAACTGATTACGAAAAATTAGTTCTTAACGTGACTACAGATGGGTCTTTGAATGCTAAAGAAGCTCTCACTATTTCCGGTAAAATTCTCAAAGAGCATATAGAGAAGTTTATTACAGAGAAAATTGAAGAGCCATTCACTCAAGAGGAAGAAGAGGTTGATGCAGAGAAACAGCGAGTAGCGAGCTTGCTTAAGACCAGTATCGAAGATCTTAATTTGAGTGTAAGAGCATACAATTGCTTGAAGTCAGCAAATATTAATTCTATTGCTGAACTTGTTTCAAGAGAAGAACAGGATTTATTGAAGTTCAGAAACTTTGGTAAAAAGTCACTTTCTGAACTTGTAGAAGTAATCGAAGAAAAGAATTTGGAATTTGGAATGGATGTTTCCAAATATCTTGACAAATAA
- the rplO gene encoding 50S ribosomal protein L15 produces the protein MKLHNLKAPITNQQTRKRVGRGQGSGMGEQSGRGHNGQKSRSGSKVKAWFEGGQMPLQRRVPKFGFKNPFRTEYQALNVQKVADFIEAGRLTENVTINDLVGAGLVDDKERVKLLGTGEISQKVSIEVHACSNSAKEKVESAGGEVTIIS, from the coding sequence ATGAAATTACACAATTTAAAAGCACCGATAACCAACCAGCAAACTCGTAAAAGAGTTGGGCGTGGACAAGGTTCCGGTATGGGCGAACAATCTGGAAGGGGCCATAACGGTCAAAAATCCAGAAGTGGTAGTAAAGTGAAAGCCTGGTTTGAAGGTGGACAGATGCCGCTTCAAAGAAGAGTTCCGAAATTTGGATTTAAGAATCCATTCAGAACAGAATACCAAGCATTAAATGTTCAAAAAGTAGCTGATTTTATTGAGGCTGGTCGTTTAACTGAAAATGTAACCATTAATGATTTAGTGGGTGCCGGTTTAGTTGACGATAAAGAAAGAGTGAAACTCTTGGGTACTGGCGAAATTAGTCAAAAAGTATCTATAGAAGTACACGCTTGCAGCAATTCAGCAAAAGAAAAAGTTGAATCCGCAGGCGGAGAAGTAACTATCATCTCGTAA
- the secY gene encoding preprotein translocase subunit SecY — translation MSLIENFRNIFKIEDLRNRILYVVGVLMVYRIGSYVTMPGVDASLLTQSQGDASSLLGLFDLFVGGAFSRAGVFALGIMPYITAAIIIQLMGAAVPYFQKLQREGEEGRRKINRLTRYGTVGITAVQAIGFAINLMATSPDAIVVSNATFIFTSIVVLTAGTTFVMWLGERITDRGIGNGISLLIMIGIIAVLPTNLMNEIQTTNNAIIIIVELAGLALVIASCVLLTQGTRKIPVQYAKRVVGRKVYGGTTQYLPIRVNAAGVMPIIFAQSIMFIPSTVGTFFPENQTVQWLTAWSSDFTGITYSIIFFIICVFFTFFYTAIAVNPKEMADTMKRQGGFIPGVRPGKQTVEFIDNILTKITLPGSLFLSFVAIMPAIVARMGVTPGFALFYGGTSLLIIVGVALDTLQQIESHLMMRHYDGFMKSGKIKGRRRA, via the coding sequence ATGAGTTTAATAGAAAACTTTAGAAACATATTTAAAATCGAAGACCTCCGGAATAGAATTCTCTATGTGGTCGGAGTTCTTATGGTGTATCGTATCGGTAGTTATGTTACGATGCCCGGAGTAGACGCAAGTTTACTAACTCAATCGCAAGGAGATGCATCTAGCCTGTTGGGGCTTTTTGACCTGTTTGTAGGTGGAGCTTTCTCGAGAGCCGGTGTATTTGCTCTTGGAATTATGCCCTACATTACTGCAGCGATTATCATTCAGCTGATGGGTGCTGCGGTTCCTTACTTCCAAAAACTTCAGCGTGAAGGTGAGGAAGGTAGAAGGAAAATTAATCGTTTAACACGATATGGAACTGTAGGTATTACTGCTGTACAGGCGATTGGTTTTGCTATTAATTTAATGGCAACTTCACCAGATGCCATCGTAGTGTCTAATGCTACATTTATATTTACCTCGATTGTTGTCCTAACCGCAGGTACTACATTTGTAATGTGGCTTGGTGAACGTATTACTGACAGGGGAATTGGGAATGGTATTTCACTGCTGATTATGATTGGTATTATTGCGGTGTTGCCTACGAATTTGATGAATGAGATCCAGACTACGAACAATGCAATTATTATCATTGTTGAGTTAGCAGGTTTGGCACTAGTTATCGCATCTTGTGTACTCTTAACTCAGGGAACAAGAAAAATTCCGGTACAGTATGCAAAGCGTGTTGTTGGTCGAAAAGTTTATGGTGGCACTACGCAGTATTTACCGATTAGAGTTAATGCAGCAGGAGTAATGCCTATTATTTTCGCTCAGTCAATTATGTTTATACCCAGTACGGTAGGAACATTTTTTCCGGAAAATCAGACTGTACAATGGTTAACCGCCTGGTCGTCCGATTTTACAGGAATTACTTATTCGATCATATTTTTCATCATCTGTGTGTTTTTTACTTTCTTTTATACTGCCATTGCAGTGAATCCGAAAGAGATGGCAGATACAATGAAGAGACAGGGTGGATTTATCCCTGGAGTTAGACCTGGTAAGCAGACTGTTGAATTTATTGACAACATTTTGACAAAGATTACATTACCCGGTTCGTTATTCTTGTCATTCGTGGCGATTATGCCTGCGATTGTAGCAAGAATGGGAGTTACACCCGGTTTTGCTCTCTTTTACGGTGGAACGAGTTTGCTGATTATTGTGGGTGTTGCATTAGACACCCTTCAGCAAATTGAAAGCCATCTGATGATGAGACACTATGATGGATTTATGAAATCAGGTAAGATCAAAGGAAGACGAAGAGCCTGA
- the rpsM gene encoding 30S ribosomal protein S13 encodes MARIAGVDLPKQKRGVIALTYIFGIGKTTAKEILDETGIDYDTKVVDWNEDQVAALRSIIDNDLKVEGALRTEINGNIRRLIETGSYRGVRHRKGLPVRGQRTQTNARTRKGKRRTVAGKKKAPK; translated from the coding sequence ATGGCAAGAATCGCAGGTGTTGATTTACCGAAACAGAAGCGTGGCGTTATCGCGTTAACTTACATTTTCGGAATTGGTAAAACCACGGCAAAAGAAATTTTGGACGAAACAGGTATTGATTATGATACCAAAGTAGTGGACTGGAATGAAGACCAGGTGGCTGCTCTGCGTTCAATCATTGATAATGACCTTAAAGTTGAAGGTGCACTTCGCACTGAAATCAATGGTAACATCCGTCGTTTAATAGAAACCGGAAGTTATCGTGGTGTAAGGCACAGAAAAGGTTTACCGGTTCGCGGACAACGTACACAGACAAACGCACGTACACGTAAAGGCAAGAGAAGAACTGTTGCCGGTAAAAAGAAAGCTCCTAAATAA
- the rpsK gene encoding 30S ribosomal protein S11 yields MAKRQRKTATEKVARKKKKKQIANPNGMAFVKATFNNVLVSVTDANGNVLSWSSSGKEGFKGSRKNTPYAAQLSAETAAKAAYDMGLRKVEVFVKGPGSGREAAVRALATSGLEVVSIKDRTPIPHNGCRPPKRRRV; encoded by the coding sequence ATGGCTAAAAGACAAAGAAAAACTGCGACTGAAAAGGTAGCAAGGAAAAAGAAGAAAAAGCAGATTGCGAACCCTAATGGGATGGCTTTTGTAAAGGCAACGTTTAATAATGTTTTGGTAAGTGTTACTGATGCAAATGGCAATGTGTTGTCCTGGTCATCATCCGGAAAAGAAGGATTTAAAGGTTCTAGAAAAAATACACCGTATGCAGCTCAGCTTAGTGCAGAAACTGCAGCTAAAGCAGCATACGACATGGGGCTCCGTAAAGTAGAAGTTTTTGTAAAAGGTCCCGGTTCAGGTAGAGAAGCAGCCGTTCGTGCTTTGGCTACAAGCGGATTGGAAGTTGTATCGATTAAAGATCGTACTCCAATACCACACAATGGATGCCGTCCTCCAAAAAGAAGAAGAGTTTAA
- the rplQ gene encoding 50S ribosomal protein L17 yields MRHQVKGRKLGRSTPHRKATLQALAVALIKKQRIQTTLPKAKELRTFVEPIITKAKEDTTHNRRQVFSKLRDKYAVTELFDNIIPEVGDRPGGYTRVLKLGRRLGDSAQMAVIELVDFNDVKPESADKKKKRTRRAGKSNKPTESTEETSKEVKSEENKEAPKAKKEEKPAETKASSDSKKEEKADSPSEEK; encoded by the coding sequence ATGCGTCACCAAGTTAAAGGAAGAAAATTAGGAAGATCGACTCCACACAGAAAAGCCACATTACAGGCTTTAGCTGTAGCTTTAATTAAAAAGCAGCGTATACAAACAACTCTGCCTAAAGCTAAGGAGTTAAGAACATTTGTTGAGCCTATTATTACAAAGGCTAAAGAAGATACTACACACAACAGACGGCAGGTATTCTCTAAGTTAAGAGATAAGTATGCTGTTACTGAACTTTTTGATAACATCATCCCTGAAGTTGGAGATCGGCCTGGCGGATATACCAGAGTATTAAAGCTTGGCAGACGTTTAGGTGATTCTGCTCAAATGGCAGTTATCGAATTAGTTGATTTTAACGATGTAAAACCAGAATCTGCTGATAAGAAGAAGAAACGAACTCGTAGAGCCGGTAAGTCAAATAAACCAACCGAGTCTACAGAAGAGACCTCAAAAGAGGTGAAGTCTGAGGAGAACAAAGAAGCTCCTAAGGCAAAGAAAGAAGAGAAACCAGCAGAGACGAAAGCATCATCAGATTCTAAGAAAGAAGAGAAAGCTGATAGCCCATCTGAAGAAAAGTAA
- the rplR gene encoding 50S ribosomal protein L18, with amino-acid sequence MKKNKKKIERRNKIRRRIRSTIRGTAERPRLSIFKSNKHVYLQLINDRENATLAAMSTKSDDLEKELKDKPGVEAAHLVGKALAEVAKDQGITKVVFDRSGYKYHGVVKAAADGAREGGLDL; translated from the coding sequence AATAAGATCCGCAGACGAATTCGTTCTACGATCCGCGGTACAGCTGAAAGGCCACGATTGAGCATTTTCAAAAGTAATAAGCATGTTTACCTGCAGCTTATTAATGACAGAGAAAATGCCACCTTGGCAGCGATGTCAACTAAATCTGATGATTTAGAGAAGGAATTAAAAGACAAACCAGGTGTTGAAGCTGCACATCTAGTAGGCAAGGCTCTTGCTGAAGTAGCAAAAGACCAGGGAATTACAAAAGTTGTTTTTGACAGAAGTGGATATAAGTACCACGGTGTTGTTAAAGCAGCTGCTGATGGTGCCCGTGAAGGAGGATTAGACCTATAA
- the rpsE gene encoding 30S ribosomal protein S5, with protein sequence MPKVRRKHNIPAANLNLEEKLVHINRVSKVVKGGRRFSFNAIVVVGNGEGVVGHGLGKANEVADAIQKGFDNAKKNLIKVPITKSGSIHHPVVGKKGAGKVLLRPAAEGTGVIAGGPVKSILEVAGFHNILSKSLGSSNPHNMVKAAYEALRELTDPVEVAQRRGVSVSKVFEG encoded by the coding sequence ATGCCTAAAGTAAGAAGAAAACATAACATCCCGGCTGCTAATTTGAACCTTGAAGAGAAGCTCGTTCACATTAACAGAGTTTCTAAAGTGGTTAAAGGTGGTCGTCGATTCAGCTTTAATGCAATTGTAGTAGTTGGTAATGGTGAAGGTGTTGTAGGCCACGGATTGGGTAAGGCAAATGAAGTTGCCGATGCAATTCAAAAAGGCTTTGATAATGCCAAGAAAAACCTGATTAAAGTACCGATTACTAAATCAGGAAGTATACACCATCCAGTTGTGGGTAAAAAGGGTGCCGGTAAGGTTCTTTTGCGACCGGCTGCTGAAGGTACAGGTGTAATTGCCGGTGGTCCTGTAAAATCTATTTTAGAGGTTGCCGGATTCCATAATATCCTCTCAAAATCTTTGGGATCATCAAATCCGCATAACATGGTTAAAGCTGCTTATGAAGCTCTGAGAGAATTGACCGACCCTGTTGAGGTTGCTCAACGTAGAGGAGTTAGCGTAAGCAAAGTCTTTGAAGGATAA